The Alteromonas mediterranea DE genome contains the following window.
AGTGACGCAGCCCATGTGTTTGCGTCCCAGCGAGCGGAGCGAGAGCCTTGAGTGGTTTGTTATGTGCCTCCCACTAAGACCTCCATACTGTCTTTACCGTACATACATGTATACCTTATTTTCATGTTTATCTTATTTCTTATTATTTGCGTAACTTTTTCATCAAATTCTTCAATAACGGGGTTTATTTGAAGAAGTCGCTTCTCAAAGCCAGCTTTGTAAGTTGTACCTTTCGTAGGTAAGTGAAACTCAAAGTTAAACATCTTTTCAAATGGATCGACCTGGAGCTCTTCGAAGATTTTCTGGTATGGTTCTTCATAAGGGTTTTCGATAACTTTGTCATTGTAGTGGATACTGAATGACTCGATAACTGCTGGTCCCAACCCTTGATTTTCCAGTGTATAAAGGAGTCCGTCTCGAGTGTCAGTGTTAACTTGAAGCTTTGGTTTAACTGATAATCGATTATGTTTTCTAGTTAAATATCCCTGCCATACGGCCACACCCATAGCTGAGAGTGCTATTACAACAGAAGAGAGAGCGAAAAGCTCAGATAAGTCCATTGATATCATTCCAATTATTAGCACGTACCAGCTTATTATTTATGCACTAATGCCTATTAATGATAAGACTGCGACAATTACACCAATAATAGCAACAACAACCGCAGCAAAGCCTAACCACCAGTTTCTTTGATTTTTCCTCCGTTCATATTCAAACATGAGCCAACTAAATGGACTGCCATTGTCATAACCGACGAATTGAGATTCTCGTATGGCATTTTCCAAGTGCTTTGTTTTTAATTTTTTAATAACTTTAGGGTTACGAGTTCCAAGATCTCGATAGATATCTTGAGTTCGTTCACTTAATGATTCCCACGCTCCCATTAAAACTCCATCGTTTCTTGCTCAAAGCACATAACTTTTAAATAAGGGGCGCAGGCATGTGGGCTAAAATCCGAACGAAGTGAGCAGCCCACATGTTTGCGTCCCAGCCTGCGCAGTAGGCGAGCTTGATTTTTTTGTTATGTTTTGTTTTTAAAAACAACATACCGAAATATTAAAGTCTGAACCGAAGCAATTACGCCAAGTATCCAAGGGCCGTTAGTAGTGCCACTTACCAGTGAAAAGGTAACTGGTAAAACCATGTAAAACAAATAGTTTGTTTTTTTGTACTTACAAGCCAGCCAGTGAACTGGAAACCCGATAATTAACCAGCCTGCTATAGATACCAGTAGGAAAACTCCAATATAGAGCGAAAAAGTTGCTATTAATCCAGGGATTTCGGAACTTTGTAAGTTATCTGCGCCGATAAGAAAGATCGCTGGCAACAGTAAACTAGATGTCAGCAAGCTCCTTACTATTGCTTTATCCCAATCACCTAAGTACACCTGTTCCCCTGAAAAACATAACTTTTAAATAAGGGGCGATAACACGTAGGGCATAATAGCGAAGCGGCCCTGCGTGTTAGCGTCCCAGTGGGCTTTAGCCCACGACTTAATTTTTTTGTTATGTGCTACTTTGTTCTTCAAAAGAGAACCCCTTAAAAACAACCTTGAAGATAGAGCCTGAACGCATTTCAATTATATGGTTGTAAGCGTCGCCAGCGATACTAATGCGATGATCCAATATATCTCCATGGAAAGTGTCGTTTGGGTTAAAACTATTTTCTGAACTTAAGAACTCATAGGCGACAACATCTGAATAGATTAACACTAGTGTTCTATCATGTTGTTGACCAAGTAGCTTTAATGTCACTCTTAACGAGCATTCAAATGGCCGTGTATTGTTTCTAAGTTCTTCTATACACAGCGAAGATACCCATGAATCGTGAAGTGATTGAGGGTGATTCAATTCGTAGTGATCTTCGTTTGATGCAAAAGAAAATAGCTCTGGAGGCATAGACTTCCTGTTTGCCTTAATTGAATCCATATAATCGTCGAAGCTAATATTCATTACACAGTACTTTCCTTGGCACATAACAATTTAATCGTTCCCTAAACGGGGCGATTTAACGAACCAGAACGGGGTTTTTGTCCGTTTGGTTATAAATATGATTAAACCATAACCTATCGATAGGATTAGTAAAATACGTTTTTGGTGTATTTTACTCAAAAGCTAAAAACACCAAATCGGGTTGCAGGTGAATTTGGGATATTTCGTGAGTGCCTTTGCAACAAAACAGGCACTAAAGTCAGTTATCTCGTTGCGATTTATCAAATAGACTTCTTTTATTTTGGAGTCGAATATGAAGTCTCAGTTTATTAAATCCCTGTACGAGCACATGATGCTCAAGCGCTATGCAAAGCGTACTATACAAACCTACATAAACTGGATTTCAGATTACATTCGTTTTCACAAATTTCAGCACCCGAAAGATCTCGACGTGTTGCATGTTGAAGCATACCTTACTCATCTATCTACCAAGCGAAAAAATGCGCGGTCTACACAAGCCACAGCACTTAATGCATTGGTCTTCCTGTACAACAAGTATTTAGAACAGCCACTCCCTTCTGACATGAATTTTGTAGGAAGCGGAAGGGAAAGAAAGCTGCCAGTTGTGCTAACCCAGTTAGAAGTAAAAGCATTGCTTGGTAGGGTGCCTACCCATCATTACTTAGCAGTAGCACTTCTTTATGGCAGTGGCCTTCGATTAATGGAGTGCGTGCGTCTTAGAACGGGAGATATAGACTTCGACTACAAGTGTGTGAGGATTTGGTTTGGGAAAGGGGGCAAGCATCGAGTGGTAACACTGTCAGAATCACTTATCCCACTTTTAAAAAATCATATCAGTGAAAGTGAAAAACTTTTGCAACGAGATTTGATGGTGCCAGACTTTGCTGGTGCTTGGATTCCACATGGGTTGAGGAAAAAGTATCAACAGCGCAATAAAACGCTGGAATGGCAGTATTTGTTCCCTGCATCAAAGTTAAGTATCGATCCAGAAAGCAAGCTATTACGGCGTCATCATATAGATGAAAAACAGATACAACGCGCGGTAAGTCGTGCTTCAAGTGATGCGGGAATAATCAAGCATGTTACGCCTCACACGCTTCGTCATTCATTTGCTACTCATTTACTGCAATCTGGCGCAGACATCAGAACGGTGCAAGACCAACTAGGTCATGCCGATGTTAGAACCACTCAAATTTATACCCATATACTTCAACAAGGAGCGAATGGTGTCGTCAGCCCACTTTCTAATTTAGCGTTTTAGTTTTTTGTTCACGGAAAACAAAAAAGGGCCCGAAGGCCCTTTTCAAAATTTAGCTTTAAAAGCGCTAATTTAAACGCTTATACACGCTCAAATACGGTAGCAATACCTTGGCCTAAACCAATACACATAGTCGCTAAGCCTAGGCTTACGTCTTGTGATTCCATTAGGTTGATAAGCGTACCTGAGATACGTGAACCAGAACAACCTAGCGGGTGACCAAGTGCAATAGCACCACCGTTAAGGTTAATCTTAGTATCTAGGTGGTCCATCCAACCTAGTTGCTTAATGCACGATAGTGCCTGTGCAGCGAACGCTTCGTTAAACTCAGCAAGTTCAATATCGTCCATAGTTAGGCCAGCGCGCTTAAGGGCTTTTTGTGTTGCTGGCACTGGGCCGTAGCCCATAATTGCCGCATCACAACCCGCCACAGCCATCGAGCGAATTTTCGCACGTGGCGTTAGGCCAAGTGCTTTCGCACGGTCTGCTGACATAAGTAGCATACCTGATGCACCGTCAGACAACGCAGAAGACGTACCCGCAGTTACGGTTCCGTTTACTGGGTCAAACACTGGGCGAAGCGCCGCCATGCTCTCAGCAGTACTCTCTGGGCGTACTACTTCATCGTAGTCAATTAGCTTTAATACGCCGTTTGCATCGTGACCTTCAACAGGCACAATCTCGTTAGCCCAGCGGCCTTCAAGGTGTGCTTTGTGCGCTAGCTGATGCGAACGTGCGCCAAAAGCGTCTTGTTGCTCACGAGTAATACCATTTTGACGGCCAAGTAGCTCGGCTGTCATACCCATCATACCCGACGCTTTCGCTGTGTACTTGGCAAGACCTGGGTGGAAGTCGATGTTGTAGTTCATCGGTACGTGACCCATGTGCTCAACACCACCAATCATGTAAATGTCACCACGGCCGCTCATGATGCCGCTTGTTGCATCGTGAAGGGCTTGCATTGATGAACCACATAAACGGTTAACCGTTACCGCGCCCGTTGTGCGTGGAATTTTTGTGAGTAGTTGCGCGTTACGTGCAACGTTGAAGCCTTGTTCTTTAGTTTGCTGAACACAGCCCCAAATGATGTCTTCAATTTCCGCTGGATTTACGCCAGGGTTACGCTCTAGTAGCGCGGTCATTAGTGCTGCAGATAGGTCTTCTGCACGCACATTTTTGAAAACACCGTTTTTTGAACGACCCATTGGGGTACGTACGCAATCGATTACGACCACTTCTTTCATTAGTTTTTCCTCCGGGTCTTATGCGAAATAGGATTTACCAGAAGCGGCCATTTCACGAACGCCATCTGAAATCTGATAAATTGGACCAAGTTCAGCGTACTTGTCTGCCATAGCAACAAAGTTCGCCAAGCCAATGGTTTCAATCCAACGGAAAATACCACCGCGGAATGGAGGGAAACCTAAGCCGTAAAGTAGCGCCATGTCTGCTTCAGCTGCGCTATCTACAATGCCTTCTTCTAGGCAGCGAATTGCTTCGTTTGCCATAGGGATCATAAGGCGTGCAATAATGTCGTCAGCTTCAAAGTCTGTCTTCTCAGCTACGTGGGGCGCCATTAGTGCATATGCTTCTTCAGCAGGTGTTTTCTTAGGCTTACCGCGCTTATCAACACCGTAGTTGTAGAAACCTTTACCGTTTTTCTGACCTAAACGCTCTTCTTTGTAGAACAGGGTTACTGGGTCGTTGTCTAGGCGAGCCATACGCTCTGGAATACCTGCTGCCATTACGTCTGCTGCATGATCGCCTGTGTCGATACCTACAACGTCCATTAGGTAAGCCGGGCCCATTGGCCAGCCGAAGATTTTTTCCATTACTTTATCAACAGCAACAAAGTCAGCGCCGTCGATAAGTAGCTTACTGAAGCCCGCAAAGTATGGGAACAATACGCGGTTTACCAAGAACCCTGGGCAGTCATTAACCACAATAGGGGTTTTGCCCATTTTAAGGGTAGCGGCTACTACTGCATTGATGGTTTCTTCTGACGTTTTTTCGCCACGAATAATTTCAACAAGCGGCATGCGGTGCACTGGGTTGAAGAAGTGCATACCACAGAAGCGCTCTGGCTTGTCTAAGCTTTTAGCTAGCTGATTGATAGAGATAGTAGAAGTGTTTGAAGTGATGATAGCGTCGTCCGCTACATTGTCTTCTACTTCTTTAAGTACAATACCTTTTACTTTCGGGTTTTCTACAACCGCTTCAATAACAAGGTCTGCATCTTTAAGCGTGCTGTACTCAAGGGTAGGTGTAATTGCGTTAAGCGTTTGCGCCATTTTAGTCGCATCAACTTTACCGCGCTTCATACCTTTACCAAGAATTTTGGCGGCTTCTGAAAGACCAAGGTCTAGTGCACCTTGGTTAATGTCTTTCATGATAACTGGCGTGCCTTTCACGGCGCTTTGGTATGCAATACCGCCGCCCATGATACCTGCACCTAGTACAGCGTTAAGCTTAGATTGCTTAGTGGCTGCTTTCGCCTGCTTTTTACCTTTACCTTTAACCAGCTGGTCGGCAAGGAAAATACCAATTTGCGCTTTCGCTGCGTCGGTTTTTGCAAGCGCTACAAAGCCTTCGTTTTCAAGCTTAAGTGCACCGTCACGGTCTAGTACAGAAGCTTTTTGCACTGTCTCAACCATTTTGTGAGGAGCTGGGTAGTGTTTGCCAGCTTGGGCAAATACCATGGCTTGAGCAGTACTGAAGCTCATCATAGCTTCGTTTTTGTTTAGCTGTAGCGGGGCTTTCTTAACTGCACGACGTGCTTGCCAGTCAAACTTACCGTCAGCGGCGTCTTTCACCATTGAAAGCGCACCTTCAACTAGCGCCTCTGGTGCTACAACCGCATCAACTGCACCTTCAGCAAGGGCTTTCGCGCCTTTTCTGTCGCGGCCAGTGGTCATCCACTCAAGGGCGTTATCTGCACCTATTAAGCGAGGAAGGCGAACCGTGCCACCAAAACCAGGCATAAGGCCTAGCTTAACTTCTGGTAAACCGATTGAAGCTGTTGTGTCTGCAATACGCATGTCACACGCCAATGCCATCTCACAACCACCACCTAGCGCAAAGCCATTAACAGCAGCAATGGTAGGGAAAGGTAGGTCTTCGAAGCGGTCGAATACTTGTGACGTATTGGCAACCCACTGTAGTACTTCAGCATCGTCCATAGCGAAAAGACCAGTGAACTCGGTGATATCTGCACCTACGATAAATGCAGGTTTTGCACTGCGTACTACTAAGCCTTTTACATCGCCTTTAGCAAGTAGGGCTTGGGTTGCTTCGTCAAGTTCGCTCACTGTTTGGCGGTCGAACTTGTTTACTGAACCTTCGGCGTCGAATACCAGCTCAGCAAAGCCGTCATCTAACAGGCTGACGGAAAGACTTTTGCCTGTGTATATCATTATCATCTCCTTCGGCATTGGCCAGGATGTTAGTGAAGTAATCCAACTAATTTGTAGGGTCGTATGCATTCACTAACGCGTTAGGGTGGCTAGATTCTTTACAAAGCCACACAAAATTTCAACAAAAAATCAAACAAGCGTTTCAATTTGTCTAAGGTAGTGGTCCGATGACTTAAATTCAAGTGCAAATATCGAATTCAAGCTTCATTTCGGCATTGGTGGTTGTATAATGAGCGTTATTGGCGCAAAGCGCCAATCCAGCAAAAGAATAATCTAAAATCATGTCAACTATGTTTGTAAAGCATAGCTAACGACAGCTGGCACAACATCTTCTTTGGCAAGGAGCCAAGGCTGAAAATTTCCCTTTGTTTGTCAAACAAACCTAGTGGGTCAGTCGCAATGCTGCTTTTTCAGCAACATTTTACAATCAGCTCGATTAGGCAAAGTCGCCAGCGCTCATAAGCGTTCGAGTGTAGAGCAGGGTAGGAGTTCTATTGTGTCTGGTTTTTATTTTAGTGCTAAGTTGCGTCAGCGAGCGTTGACAGTCAACGTCAAATTTATCGCCACTGTGGTGGGCGCGATAGTATGTTCGGTGTTGTCTATAGCCGCCAACGCATCACAATCCTTATCCTTGCCCGAAGATATTTACAAGGAAGAAAGAGCGCGATATCTCGAAGTCGAAAAAAAGCTGTTAACTTATTCTAAGCGCAGGGTCCGAAATCTCGACAACGACATATATGAGCTGGCCGAATACCCCCTATACCCCTATTTATTGAGGCTTAAGCTAGACCGCACCATGTCCATTAGGACGAAGCGTGAAGTGAAGCAATTTTTAGCCGATTTTAATGGTCAACCCGTAAGTTATGGCCTGCGTTATAAATGGCTTAACTACTTAGCTAAAAATAACTACCGCAGTACATTTTTAGATAATTACCGCCCGGGCATGGGGGCAAGGCTTACCTGTATTGCGCTGAACTACCGGTTAAAAGAAGGGGAGAGCGAGCAGGTTCTGTTACAAGAAGTCAATGCACTGTGGCTTCATGGTCAGTCTCAGCCTGATGAATGCGACCCGCTTTTTGCAAAGTGGAAGAAAGCGGGCATGATGACGCCAGAAATGGTCATCAAGCGAATTGAAATTGCCGCAAAAGAGGGGAATAGAAGTATTATTTCCTACCTTAAGCGGCAACTTCCGAGCAATAAGCAGTATTTAGCTGATGCGTGGTTGTCAGTAACCCGCGATACCAGCCGAGTAAGTAAAACCGCTTTGTTTCCGCTGAAACATGCTTCGCACGAAGCCAACATTATTGTATGGGCGGTAGAAAAACTTGCGTGGAGAAATCCGGATTTAGCGAGTCAGGTTTATTCGCGCTACAACAATAAGAAGGTCTTTTCACAAGCGCAACAGCATATGATGCGACGAGCTATTGCGCTTAGCTATACATTAGACCGCTTACCTCAAGCCCATCATTGGCTTGAACTCGCTGACGTAGATGGCGCTAGCGATGACGTTAAGTTATGGCACATTTCTCACTTATTGCGCACGAATAAATGGCAGGAAGTGGTAGATGTTATTAACAGCGCACCGGCAAGTTTGCAGCAAGAAGAAAACTACCGTTATTGGAAGGCGAGAGCGTTAGAAGCGCTAGGTCAAAGCATGCAGGCAACGGTGCTATACAAAGAATTAGCTCAAGAGCGTCATTATTATGGTTTTATGGCCAGTGCGCATATAGGTGAAATTCCTTCTCTTGCTCATTCGCCAGCACCTAGAGATACCGCTGCCATCGCCAGTGTAGCTAAAACCCCAGCCACCATGCGTGCAGTTGAGTTCTTTAGACTAGACCGAACCACAGAGGCCCGCAGAGAGTGGTATTACTTGCTTTCTCATTTACCTGAAGCGAAAGTGACCGATGCAGGGATTTTAGCCTATGAGTGGGGACTTTACGATCAGGCCATTACCAGTTTTGCACGCAGTGGCTATTGGGATGACGTGGAGCGTCGCTTTCCGTTAGCGTTTAGCGATGTATTTAGCAAAAAATCTCAGGCTTACAGCATTTCAAAATCCTTTGCTATGGCTATTGCTCGTCGAGAAAGTTCGTTTAGAAGTGACGCTATTTCACCTGTAGGTGCAGCAGGGCTTATGCAGCTTATGCCGGGCACAGCACGCTATGTAGCAAAAGAAAAAGTAAGCCGAAGTGAATTGTTCAAAGTAAACGACAATGTTGAATACGGCGTACAGTACCTGCGTTACTTGATGGATAAGCTTAACAATAACCCCGTATTGGTTTCGGCATCTTATAATGCGGGGTGGCGCAAAGTGTTGGAATGGCTACCCGCTAATGAAGCCTTACCCGTGGACATTTGGATTGAGAACATTCCCTACAAAGAAACCCGAGCCTATGTGAAAGCGGTAATGGCCTATCAGCATATTTATGACCAGCAGTTAGGTGGAAACGAGAATATTTTCCCTCAACTTACCCGCGATATGATCCCTTCTGCAGAAGCGGTAAGTACACATCCGGTAACGGGCACTTTGCAGCTAGCGCCGCGATAGCAACATGCCGTTAGGGCGAGCTTAGGCGCGCCTTAGCGTAAATGAAAGCGTATCGGTCTGAGCCAGTATGCATGTCATGCTGGCCTCGTGTTACACTAGTGGATCTAACGACTAAAATGATAAGAGGGGCTATGTCGCAACATCAAGCAACCTACCAACAGCATATAGAAGAGCTACAATCGCGTACCCGAGAGGCACTACAGCGAGAAGGGCTAGACGGATTAGTAATTCATTCGGGGCAGGGCAAGCGCCTTTTCTTAGATGACAACCATTATCCGTTTAAGGTAAACCCGCAGTTTAAAGCGTGGCTTCCGGTTATTGATAACCCTAACTGCTGGCTGGTGGTTAACGGTGTAGATAAGCCTACGCTTATTTTCTATCGCCCTGAAGACTTCTGGCACAAAGTGCCACCTGAACCAAACGACTTCTGGACAGACAGTTTCGATATTAAGTTGCTTCAGCAAGCCGATGCGGTGGAAAAGTTTTTACCCTACGACAAGCGTCGCTTTGCTTATGTGGGCGAATATATTGAAGTAGCGAAAGCGTTGGGCTTTGAGAATGTAAACCCAGATCGCGTATTGCACTATTTGCATTATCAACGCGCCTACAAAACCGACTACGAGCTAGATTGCATGCGCGAGGCCAATAAGCTTGCTGTAGCTGGCCACAAAGCTGCTGAACAAGCTTTCCGTGAAGGTAAAAGCGAATTCGATATCAACCTTGCCTATGCAATGGCGAGCCGGCAGGGCGATAACGATGTGCCATATACCAGCATTGTAGCGCTAAATGAACATGCCTCGATTTTGCATTACATGCAGTGTGATACGGTGGCACCAAAAGAGTCTCGTTCATTTTTGATTGATGCGGGAGCTAACTATAACGGCTATGCGGCTGATATTACCCGTACCTACAGTCAAAACGACGTTCAAAATTCAGCGATGTTCCGCGACCTTATACAGGCGGTAGATAAAGTTACGTTAACTTTAGTCGACTCGTTAAAGCCTGGTGTCGCCTACACCGACATTCATCTACTGGCGCATGATGGTATTGCGCAAATTCTTCACGACACAGGCATGGTAAATTTAACGCCGCCTGAAATAGTGGAAATGGGTATAACGCGCACCTTCTTCCCTCATGGCATCGGTCACTTCTTAGGGCTACAAGTGCACGATGTAGGCGGGCTGGTAAATGACGACCGCGGTACGCCTAAGCCTGCGCCTGATGATCATCCGTTCTTGCGCTGCACGCGCATGGTAGAAGCCCGACAGGTGTTCACCATCGAGCCTGGCTTGTATTTCATCGAGAGCTTATTGCGCGACCTAAAAGCAACGCCTGCGTCTAAGTTTATCAACTGGGATACCATTGATGCTTACAAACCATTTGGCGGTATTCGTATTGAAGACAATATTATTGTGCACCGCGATAAAAACGAGAATATGACCCGAGATTTAGATTTAAACTAATAGGTTAATCTGTATCTCGTTGTTAGCGAGTAAAAATAGTCATAGTGTTATTAAAGAGCAGCTTAAAGCTGTTCTTTTTCGTTAAGCTCGTCAGCTTTTAAGTAATAAGAACGAAGTCATCAGGTGATAACCGTTAGCTTGTGACGGCAGTCACTATTTGAATGAAAAGCTGAGATGTGGCGTATTTGTATTAAGCGCATTGGGTTAGCAATTGGTCGTTAACTTTGTTTTTTATGTAAACCATTGATGCTGCAATAAGTAAACAATGTTAGAAAGTTTAAATAGTTGAAAGGAGTCTCTATGCCACAAGGCAACATTGTAGGTTTACTCATCATGGCAACGGTAGCTGGGCTTGCGATGCCCGCTGGCGCCATTTTAGCCACTTATCAAGGTATTCAGCCCAAGTGGCTAGAGAAAGAGTTACGCCACGGCATTTTGGCGTTAGGAGCCGGCGCGCTTATCTCAGCGGTAGGGCTGGTGCTTGTGCCCGAGGGCATCAAAGATGTGTCTGTCTTTGCCGCTATCGCGTGTTTTGTTGGCGGTGCGCTCGCATTCATGGCACTAGATATTTATTTGGCCAAGAAGCAAACGGCGGGCAGCCAGCTAGCCGCCATGCTTAGCGATTTTGTGCCCGAATCTATCGCTCTTGGCACCACCGCAGCTTTAGGTGGCGGCACTATGTTGCTAGGGCTTTTGATAGCCGTTCAAAATTTACCCGAAGGCTTTAATGCCTACAGAGAAATGCTGCCTAAAAATAAACAGCGCAGTACAAAGCTTATTTTGCTGTTCATAGGTATGGCCTTACTAGGCCCTCTGTTTAGTCTTGTGGGCTTTTATTACTTGGCGCAGTTTCCTGTGATTATGAGTGGCATTATGCTCTTTGCCGCAGGGGGAATTCTATATTCGGTATTTCAGGATATTGCCCCGCAAATCCGCATGGAAAATCATTGGCTTCCACCCCTTGGCGGTATTCTTGGTTTCTTAGTGGGGATGATAGGTTTTATGCTTGAAGGCTAACTTGTTAAAAGTAGGTTTAGCCTAAACATCGCTGTAATGCTTAGTTAATGCAGAAAAAATGTTTACTGAAACGGCTTGCCAGAGCACAAGAAACATTCTGTGTGCCAATAAGTCTACAAGCCCATGTTTTATATTTTGTTTAGGTCTCCCCAACAAAAAAGGCGTGTTGATTACAACACGCCTTCGTACCTTACTTATCGATAACTAGCTTGTACGCTCAATTGAAATATGCGCCAGCGCAATCAGCGCTTCTTTGTATTTAGAGTCTTCAATAGCGCTTAAGCTATCAATGGCCATCTGCACTTCCTTTTGCGCACATTGGCGTGTGTAGTCTAATGCGCCGGTTTCTTCCATGATGCCTTGAATTCGCGTCAAATGTGGTAGGCCATTGCTTTGCTCAATCGCTTCTTGAATAAGTGCTTTGTCGCTATCATTCGTAGCGTGCCACATGGCGTAAAGCAGCGGAAGGGTAGGTTTACCCTCTGCTAAGTCGTCGCCAGCATTTTTACCCATTTCTTCACTATCAGCCATGTAGTCAAGAATATCATCGGCTAATTGAAAGGCTGTACCTAAATGCTTGCCGTACTCTTGCATCGCACGCTCAATGTGCTCGTTTTGCTCGGTAAGTACTGCGGCTAATTGTGTTGCGGCCTCAAATAATCGAGCAGTTTTTCCGTAAATAACATCAAAATAACGGGCTTCGGTAGTGCCGGCATCGTTACAGTTCATCAACTGTAATACTTCACCTTCAGCAATTTGATTTGTGGCTTCCGATAATATTTCCATAACGCGCATGCGTTTAAGACTTACCATCATTTGGAAAGAACGAGTATATAAAAAG
Protein-coding sequences here:
- a CDS encoding integron integrase, which produces MKSQFIKSLYEHMMLKRYAKRTIQTYINWISDYIRFHKFQHPKDLDVLHVEAYLTHLSTKRKNARSTQATALNALVFLYNKYLEQPLPSDMNFVGSGRERKLPVVLTQLEVKALLGRVPTHHYLAVALLYGSGLRLMECVRLRTGDIDFDYKCVRIWFGKGGKHRVVTLSESLIPLLKNHISESEKLLQRDLMVPDFAGAWIPHGLRKKYQQRNKTLEWQYLFPASKLSIDPESKLLRRHHIDEKQIQRAVSRASSDAGIIKHVTPHTLRHSFATHLLQSGADIRTVQDQLGHADVRTTQIYTHILQQGANGVVSPLSNLAF
- the fadA gene encoding acetyl-CoA C-acyltransferase FadA is translated as MKEVVVIDCVRTPMGRSKNGVFKNVRAEDLSAALMTALLERNPGVNPAEIEDIIWGCVQQTKEQGFNVARNAQLLTKIPRTTGAVTVNRLCGSSMQALHDATSGIMSGRGDIYMIGGVEHMGHVPMNYNIDFHPGLAKYTAKASGMMGMTAELLGRQNGITREQQDAFGARSHQLAHKAHLEGRWANEIVPVEGHDANGVLKLIDYDEVVRPESTAESMAALRPVFDPVNGTVTAGTSSALSDGASGMLLMSADRAKALGLTPRAKIRSMAVAGCDAAIMGYGPVPATQKALKRAGLTMDDIELAEFNEAFAAQALSCIKQLGWMDHLDTKINLNGGAIALGHPLGCSGSRISGTLINLMESQDVSLGLATMCIGLGQGIATVFERV
- the fadB gene encoding fatty acid oxidation complex subunit alpha FadB produces the protein MIYTGKSLSVSLLDDGFAELVFDAEGSVNKFDRQTVSELDEATQALLAKGDVKGLVVRSAKPAFIVGADITEFTGLFAMDDAEVLQWVANTSQVFDRFEDLPFPTIAAVNGFALGGGCEMALACDMRIADTTASIGLPEVKLGLMPGFGGTVRLPRLIGADNALEWMTTGRDRKGAKALAEGAVDAVVAPEALVEGALSMVKDAADGKFDWQARRAVKKAPLQLNKNEAMMSFSTAQAMVFAQAGKHYPAPHKMVETVQKASVLDRDGALKLENEGFVALAKTDAAKAQIGIFLADQLVKGKGKKQAKAATKQSKLNAVLGAGIMGGGIAYQSAVKGTPVIMKDINQGALDLGLSEAAKILGKGMKRGKVDATKMAQTLNAITPTLEYSTLKDADLVIEAVVENPKVKGIVLKEVEDNVADDAIITSNTSTISINQLAKSLDKPERFCGMHFFNPVHRMPLVEIIRGEKTSEETINAVVAATLKMGKTPIVVNDCPGFLVNRVLFPYFAGFSKLLIDGADFVAVDKVMEKIFGWPMGPAYLMDVVGIDTGDHAADVMAAGIPERMARLDNDPVTLFYKEERLGQKNGKGFYNYGVDKRGKPKKTPAEEAYALMAPHVAEKTDFEADDIIARLMIPMANEAIRCLEEGIVDSAAEADMALLYGLGFPPFRGGIFRWIETIGLANFVAMADKYAELGPIYQISDGVREMAASGKSYFA
- a CDS encoding transglycosylase SLT domain-containing protein, coding for MSGFYFSAKLRQRALTVNVKFIATVVGAIVCSVLSIAANASQSLSLPEDIYKEERARYLEVEKKLLTYSKRRVRNLDNDIYELAEYPLYPYLLRLKLDRTMSIRTKREVKQFLADFNGQPVSYGLRYKWLNYLAKNNYRSTFLDNYRPGMGARLTCIALNYRLKEGESEQVLLQEVNALWLHGQSQPDECDPLFAKWKKAGMMTPEMVIKRIEIAAKEGNRSIISYLKRQLPSNKQYLADAWLSVTRDTSRVSKTALFPLKHASHEANIIVWAVEKLAWRNPDLASQVYSRYNNKKVFSQAQQHMMRRAIALSYTLDRLPQAHHWLELADVDGASDDVKLWHISHLLRTNKWQEVVDVINSAPASLQQEENYRYWKARALEALGQSMQATVLYKELAQERHYYGFMASAHIGEIPSLAHSPAPRDTAAIASVAKTPATMRAVEFFRLDRTTEARREWYYLLSHLPEAKVTDAGILAYEWGLYDQAITSFARSGYWDDVERRFPLAFSDVFSKKSQAYSISKSFAMAIARRESSFRSDAISPVGAAGLMQLMPGTARYVAKEKVSRSELFKVNDNVEYGVQYLRYLMDKLNNNPVLVSASYNAGWRKVLEWLPANEALPVDIWIENIPYKETRAYVKAVMAYQHIYDQQLGGNENIFPQLTRDMIPSAEAVSTHPVTGTLQLAPR
- the pepQ gene encoding Xaa-Pro dipeptidase, with translation MSQHQATYQQHIEELQSRTREALQREGLDGLVIHSGQGKRLFLDDNHYPFKVNPQFKAWLPVIDNPNCWLVVNGVDKPTLIFYRPEDFWHKVPPEPNDFWTDSFDIKLLQQADAVEKFLPYDKRRFAYVGEYIEVAKALGFENVNPDRVLHYLHYQRAYKTDYELDCMREANKLAVAGHKAAEQAFREGKSEFDINLAYAMASRQGDNDVPYTSIVALNEHASILHYMQCDTVAPKESRSFLIDAGANYNGYAADITRTYSQNDVQNSAMFRDLIQAVDKVTLTLVDSLKPGVAYTDIHLLAHDGIAQILHDTGMVNLTPPEIVEMGITRTFFPHGIGHFLGLQVHDVGGLVNDDRGTPKPAPDDHPFLRCTRMVEARQVFTIEPGLYFIESLLRDLKATPASKFINWDTIDAYKPFGGIRIEDNIIVHRDKNENMTRDLDLN
- a CDS encoding ZIP family metal transporter encodes the protein MPQGNIVGLLIMATVAGLAMPAGAILATYQGIQPKWLEKELRHGILALGAGALISAVGLVLVPEGIKDVSVFAAIACFVGGALAFMALDIYLAKKQTAGSQLAAMLSDFVPESIALGTTAALGGGTMLLGLLIAVQNLPEGFNAYREMLPKNKQRSTKLILLFIGMALLGPLFSLVGFYYLAQFPVIMSGIMLFAAGGILYSVFQDIAPQIRMENHWLPPLGGILGFLVGMIGFMLEG
- the ispB gene encoding octaprenyl diphosphate synthase → MDIDQIRALSNDDMQAVNQLIQQQVDSEVALINQLGFYIVNSGGKRLRPLLTVLSARAMGIDNNEHHTLAAIVEFIHTATLLHDDVVDESTMRRGRETANAIFGNQASVLVGDFLYTRSFQMMVSLKRMRVMEILSEATNQIAEGEVLQLMNCNDAGTTEARYFDVIYGKTARLFEAATQLAAVLTEQNEHIERAMQEYGKHLGTAFQLADDILDYMADSEEMGKNAGDDLAEGKPTLPLLYAMWHATNDSDKALIQEAIEQSNGLPHLTRIQGIMEETGALDYTRQCAQKEVQMAIDSLSAIEDSKYKEALIALAHISIERTS